One segment of Pontibacter akesuensis DNA contains the following:
- a CDS encoding DUF2254 domain-containing protein, giving the protein MAKLTSSTYKEQATLTSSIAFVPSVIATGFFLLALVMLYFETLPLSTTLEERLPFEMVRDEDSARLILNTLAAGIISLTVFSFSMVMIVLSQASSNLSPRVIPGLTTARSHQVVLGFYIGTIIYILLLLLSYKTEGDDDSRSPAIAILLGLAFGIVCLALFVYFIHSISRAIQVDNIMNSLFRQAMEALDLERDVMGKAHLPAAAPLDDYSYTLRNNSNGYLKQVDLTELQHLAQQHQLQLKVLVEVGTFVVEGTPMMQLTKDPASSKELCEALQKCFLISRDELVMKDFEEGVKQLSEIAVKALSPGINDPGTALKSIDYLCILFIQRMAFDERNCLLDEDRQLRVIDKTINLDELMHRYLSPIRTYGKADLQIGIRILRCLHNMLYQQPANDKARVIGKHAYAMVSDIDHSITNKVDRERLNDVIAELNRLLPENQALELLKV; this is encoded by the coding sequence ATGGCTAAATTAACTTCGTCTACTTATAAGGAGCAGGCTACCCTTACCAGCAGCATCGCTTTTGTGCCGTCCGTTATTGCCACTGGCTTTTTTCTGCTGGCACTGGTCATGCTGTACTTCGAGACCCTGCCGCTAAGCACCACGCTGGAAGAGCGGTTGCCTTTCGAGATGGTGCGGGACGAAGATAGCGCGCGCCTGATTCTGAACACGCTGGCTGCAGGCATTATCTCCCTTACCGTTTTCAGCTTCTCGATGGTGATGATCGTGCTGAGCCAGGCTTCCAGCAACCTGTCGCCCCGTGTGATCCCCGGCCTTACCACGGCCCGGTCGCACCAGGTGGTGTTGGGCTTTTACATCGGCACGATCATCTACATCCTGCTCCTGCTGTTAAGTTACAAAACGGAGGGCGACGACGACTCCCGCTCCCCAGCCATTGCCATACTTCTGGGTCTGGCCTTTGGCATTGTGTGCCTGGCGCTTTTCGTATACTTCATTCATTCCATCTCCCGTGCTATCCAGGTCGACAATATCATGAACAGTCTGTTTCGGCAGGCTATGGAGGCGCTGGACCTGGAGCGGGACGTGATGGGCAAGGCACACCTCCCTGCCGCTGCACCTTTAGATGATTATTCCTACACACTCCGAAACAACAGCAACGGATACCTGAAGCAGGTGGACCTGACAGAGCTGCAGCACCTGGCGCAACAGCACCAACTGCAGTTGAAAGTGCTCGTGGAAGTGGGAACCTTCGTGGTAGAGGGTACACCGATGATGCAACTGACAAAGGACCCCGCTTCCAGCAAAGAGCTGTGCGAAGCGCTTCAAAAATGCTTTTTGATCAGCCGGGATGAACTGGTGATGAAGGACTTTGAGGAAGGCGTAAAGCAACTGTCCGAGATAGCCGTGAAAGCCCTTAGCCCTGGCATAAACGATCCCGGAACGGCCCTTAAGTCCATAGATTACCTGTGCATCCTGTTCATTCAGCGCATGGCCTTCGATGAGCGCAATTGCCTGCTCGATGAGGACCGGCAATTACGGGTGATCGACAAAACCATTAACCTCGATGAACTGATGCACCGCTACCTGAGCCCCATCCGCACGTACGGCAAAGCAGACCTGCAAATCGGCATCAGGATATTGCGGTGCCTCCACAACATGCTGTACCAACAACCTGCCAACGACAAAGCACGCGTGATAGGCAAGCACGCTTATGCCATGGTCAGCGATATAGACCACAGCATCACAAACAAAGTGGATCGGGAACGGCTGAATGACGTCATTGCTGAGTTGAACAGACTGCTCCCCGAAAACCAGGCGCTGGAGCTGCTGAAAGTATAG
- a CDS encoding AMP-dependent synthetase/ligase produces MRDMNTPSIEPTRLFDCLRYQLENFPREDMLAAKEQGQWRKYSTQEVFHTVNKLSAGLLTAGISAGDGTTEGRDKIAILSLNRPEWMLVDLAIQQTGAVSVPVYPTINNNELAFILQDAAVKMVFVGDAVLYQKISGIREELSGLQHIYTFDQVAGASHWQELLAPITPETEQQVSAQRARVQPEDLATILYTSGTTGTPKGVMLSHHNIISNMFSSSLVIQEIGVEGKRAISFLPLNHAFERMATYCYFYCGVSVYYAEGMDKIGENLREVQPTVFTTVPRLLEKVYESILAKGSELRGIKRKLFFWALRLAEQYEINTTANSSYRLQLALANKLIFSKWREALGGQVKSIITGAAACQVKLLKVFSAAQIVIQEGYGLTEASPIISGNRYSEANRMFGTVGPLLQGVEVRIAEDGEILCKGPNVMLGYYKRPDLTAEVMDGEWLKTGDIGSMIDGKFLKITDRKKELFKTSGGKYVAPQPIENKMVESPWIEQIMVVGESEKYVGALIVPAFQAVREWFAAKALPYPGNLAATQHKQVQALLEEAVAEFNKYFNHVEQVKRFELLPHEWTIESGELTPTLKLKRKVILEKYASTIRQIYS; encoded by the coding sequence ATGCGTGACATGAATACCCCTTCCATAGAACCTACCCGTTTATTTGATTGCCTCCGCTACCAGCTGGAAAACTTCCCACGGGAAGACATGCTTGCGGCCAAAGAACAGGGACAGTGGCGAAAGTATAGCACGCAGGAGGTGTTCCATACTGTAAATAAGCTTAGCGCCGGATTGCTCACAGCAGGCATCTCCGCTGGCGACGGCACAACGGAGGGCAGAGACAAAATAGCGATTTTAAGCCTGAACCGCCCCGAGTGGATGCTGGTAGACCTGGCCATACAGCAGACGGGTGCGGTGTCGGTGCCCGTATACCCGACCATCAACAACAATGAGCTGGCTTTTATACTTCAGGATGCCGCCGTGAAAATGGTTTTTGTAGGCGATGCAGTACTATACCAAAAAATCAGCGGCATACGGGAAGAACTTTCCGGCCTGCAGCACATCTATACGTTTGACCAGGTAGCGGGAGCTAGCCACTGGCAGGAACTGCTGGCTCCGATAACGCCGGAAACAGAGCAACAGGTAAGCGCACAGCGGGCGCGGGTGCAACCGGAAGATCTGGCCACCATACTTTATACGTCCGGCACCACAGGCACTCCCAAAGGCGTGATGCTGTCACACCACAACATCATCAGCAACATGTTCAGCAGTTCGCTGGTGATTCAGGAAATCGGGGTGGAGGGAAAACGGGCGATCAGCTTTCTGCCCCTGAACCACGCCTTTGAGCGCATGGCCACCTATTGCTACTTTTACTGTGGCGTTTCGGTGTACTATGCCGAAGGGATGGACAAGATCGGCGAGAACCTGCGCGAAGTGCAGCCCACCGTTTTCACCACCGTCCCGCGCCTGCTCGAAAAAGTGTATGAGAGTATCCTGGCCAAAGGTTCTGAGCTCAGGGGCATCAAGCGGAAGCTGTTTTTCTGGGCACTCCGACTGGCCGAGCAGTACGAGATCAATACAACGGCTAACTCCTCCTACCGGCTGCAGCTCGCGCTTGCCAACAAGCTTATCTTCAGCAAATGGCGCGAGGCACTGGGCGGGCAGGTAAAGTCCATTATCACGGGTGCGGCTGCCTGCCAGGTTAAGTTGCTGAAGGTGTTTTCGGCTGCCCAAATCGTGATACAGGAAGGCTACGGCTTAACGGAAGCTTCTCCTATCATCAGCGGCAACAGGTACAGCGAAGCAAACCGGATGTTCGGAACCGTTGGGCCGCTGCTGCAGGGCGTGGAAGTGCGCATAGCGGAAGACGGCGAAATTCTCTGCAAAGGCCCCAACGTGATGCTGGGTTACTACAAGCGCCCGGACCTCACCGCCGAGGTGATGGATGGGGAGTGGCTTAAAACCGGCGACATCGGCTCAATGATTGACGGAAAGTTCCTGAAGATTACCGACCGCAAGAAAGAACTCTTCAAGACCAGCGGCGGCAAGTATGTGGCCCCGCAGCCGATCGAGAACAAAATGGTGGAGAGCCCCTGGATTGAGCAGATCATGGTGGTTGGGGAGTCAGAGAAATATGTGGGCGCGCTGATCGTGCCGGCATTTCAGGCCGTGAGGGAGTGGTTTGCCGCCAAAGCACTCCCCTATCCGGGCAACCTGGCCGCTACCCAGCACAAGCAGGTACAGGCACTCCTGGAGGAGGCAGTGGCAGAGTTCAACAAGTACTTCAATCATGTAGAGCAGGTAAAGCGCTTCGAACTCCTTCCCCACGAGTGGACCATCGAAAGCGGTGAACTCACACCTACGCTGAAACTAAAGCGTAAGGTGATCCTGGAGAAGTACGCTTCCACCATCAGGCAAATCTATTCCTAA
- a CDS encoding isoaspartyl peptidase/L-asparaginase family protein, with protein MKNFVIAIHGGAVTMDRASVTKEKEKQYREGLKEALQAGNEVLRKGGSAVDAVTAAVVAMENNTAFNAGRGGNLNVHGEHMFDAAIMEGKALEIGAVAAVQHIKNPVKLAKAVMEHCKHNFLTGEGAKEFAIIRKLELEKPSYFTTEENLKEWQQHILENYTTGHDTVGAVALDQDGNLAAATSTGGLKNQLKGRISDSPIVGGGTYANNEVCAVSCTGEGELIMRGVLAHEVYALTKYAGEELQHASEKTVKMYKKLLKGDMGLVALNPKGEVGFGFNTNIMRRGYSINGETLAIAIWDDESL; from the coding sequence GCTGTGACAATGGACCGCGCCAGCGTAACCAAGGAGAAGGAAAAACAATACCGCGAAGGATTAAAAGAGGCTTTGCAAGCCGGAAACGAGGTGCTGCGCAAAGGGGGCAGTGCTGTGGATGCCGTCACCGCAGCTGTTGTGGCCATGGAAAACAATACTGCATTCAATGCCGGCAGGGGCGGCAACCTGAATGTGCACGGAGAACATATGTTCGATGCAGCCATCATGGAAGGCAAAGCCTTAGAAATAGGTGCCGTTGCAGCGGTGCAGCACATAAAAAACCCGGTGAAGCTGGCTAAAGCCGTGATGGAACACTGCAAGCACAACTTCCTGACAGGAGAAGGAGCCAAGGAGTTCGCGATCATACGGAAACTTGAACTGGAGAAGCCCTCTTACTTTACCACCGAGGAGAACCTGAAGGAGTGGCAGCAGCACATTCTGGAAAACTACACCACCGGGCACGACACCGTAGGCGCTGTTGCCCTGGACCAGGACGGTAACCTGGCGGCGGCCACATCCACCGGTGGTCTTAAAAATCAACTCAAGGGAAGGATTTCCGATTCGCCAATCGTTGGCGGTGGCACCTACGCCAATAACGAAGTATGCGCCGTTAGCTGCACCGGCGAAGGGGAACTGATCATGCGCGGTGTGCTGGCCCACGAAGTATACGCCTTGACAAAGTATGCCGGCGAGGAGCTGCAGCATGCGTCTGAAAAAACGGTGAAAATGTATAAAAAGCTACTCAAGGGAGACATGGGACTTGTAGCCCTGAACCCCAAGGGAGAAGTGGGTTTTGGCTTTAACACCAACATCATGCGCCGCGGCTACAGCATAAACGGCGAAACGCTTGCCATTGCCATTTGGGACGATGAAAGCCTGTAA